AATTTTAGCTGCTCATAGAGGAGGCATCAAAACAATCATCTGTCCTAAAGAAAATGAGAAAGACCTAAAAGATATTCCTAAAAAGGTCATTCAACAGATGAAGATCATTCTTGTTGATCACGTTGATCAAGTAATTGTGAATGCTCTTGATATTAGAAAGCCTGAGGAAATCTTTAAAACACGCACCCATAGCGATGCTGAGGGTATTAAAGCTAATTATTCAGGTCAAACAACACACGCACACTAAGTGTATTTAAATATGTAATTTTTATAAACGGCCCTCGCAAGAGGGCCTTTTTTATTGCCTAGTTATTAGACAGCTCATTTCATAAATTCCTTGCCACAATTCACTTAATGTAAGAAATTACGAACACAAATGTAAGGGTATTACATTTTGAGGGGGGTTCAAATGAGTTTACCATTGGCCCAAGAATATAATTATGAAATGGGTCGTCTCTATTATGATCGAGCGGAGTATTCAAAAGCTCTAGAACGATTCGAAAAAGCCTGTGCACTATTTATTGAAAACAAACAATATGATCGTTATGTCGATGCACTTAATTATGTGTTGCGCATTCTTGTTGAACGCGAAGAATTACAAAAAATCCAAAATGCAAAAGAATCGCTTCAAGATTTAGTTGTACGCGAAGGATACGAATTAAGTTCGCGCACCCATTACATTCTTGGTTTGTGTTCTTACTACCGCGATGGTCAAGAATCAGTCTCGATGGACTATTTTCAAAAAGCACTCAAGATTGCTCTCGATAAAGATAATAAAGTGGATATGTGTTACGCGATCTATGGAATTGCAAACAGCTACTACTCCACAGGCAAGCTGGAAGAGGCTTTGAAGGAACTTTATAATTTGGAAGTTTTTTTTGGTGCCTTACAAGTTCCAGATCTCCAAGTAAGTTCTCGTCTCCTTAACGGCCTCATTCACCGTAATCGGGGAGAGTATGACCGTGCGATTGAATGTTTTTGGCAAGCCTATGAAATGTTAAAAACCAATAGCAATATGCTTCTTTACTATAATGCTTTGTACGGTTTGGGTTCGACATTTCAACGCTCTGGTGATGTGCAGCTCGCACGACTTTATTTGCAACTTGCACTCAGAAGCGTCAATGAAACGGAACTACCTCGCATGAC
The sequence above is a segment of the Oligoflexia bacterium genome. Coding sequences within it:
- a CDS encoding winged helix-turn-helix domain-containing protein, giving the protein MSLPLAQEYNYEMGRLYYDRAEYSKALERFEKACALFIENKQYDRYVDALNYVLRILVEREELQKIQNAKESLQDLVVREGYELSSRTHYILGLCSYYRDGQESVSMDYFQKALKIALDKDNKVDMCYAIYGIANSYYSTGKLEEALKELYNLEVFFGALQVPDLQVSSRLLNGLIHRNRGEYDRAIECFWQAYEMLKTNSNMLLYYNALYGLGSTFQRSGDVQLARLYLQLALRSVNETELPRMTRLLKGALAELGHQTENRDFDLVFEPESNSVVERSLGRVNFKNQFILIDLLHLFLKNPGRVFPKEVLVRKVWDQEYDPTIHDNKIYVTIKRLRQLIEPDFNKPKYIFRGKNGYYLNKSARVLVGH